In the genome of Pseudomonas sp. P5_109, one region contains:
- a CDS encoding aromatic ring-hydroxylating dioxygenase subunit alpha, with amino-acid sequence MNTSTLQTLAEEIPAPALPSFPLDQWYVAALGWELKDKPVGRTLLNKPVVLFRKANGEVAALEDRCCHRALPLSNGTLEATGIRCGYHGLLFDDSGKCVEIPGQDKIPSKAKVPAYHVREQDQIVWIWFGSEARPEPSCEPPVYSVHSSGKYLFDGNVYHYNAPYQLIHDNLMDLSHLGYVHLRTIGGNASIHMNARMSVESEDNVVRVVRHLPDSVPPPTYTAAFPFKGNVDRWQEIEFHVSHLRIWTGAVDAGTDSLDNPDRGGFHMRGFHGVTPETETTSHYFWTIATNPASDPETIKAKVVEQTILTFDEDKEVIEAQYLNMCRFGVRPMIDIHVDVGANRARRIIEQLRQPIA; translated from the coding sequence ATGAACACCTCCACTCTCCAAACGCTTGCCGAAGAAATTCCGGCGCCTGCCTTGCCCAGCTTTCCCCTTGACCAGTGGTACGTCGCTGCCCTGGGTTGGGAATTGAAGGACAAACCGGTGGGCCGGACATTACTCAACAAGCCTGTAGTACTGTTTCGCAAAGCCAACGGCGAGGTCGCGGCACTGGAAGACCGCTGCTGCCACAGAGCATTGCCACTGTCGAACGGCACGCTCGAAGCAACGGGCATTCGTTGCGGCTATCACGGCCTGCTGTTCGATGACAGTGGAAAATGCGTCGAAATCCCGGGCCAGGACAAGATCCCGAGCAAAGCCAAGGTTCCTGCGTATCACGTGCGCGAGCAGGACCAGATTGTCTGGATCTGGTTTGGCAGTGAGGCTCGACCTGAGCCGAGTTGTGAGCCGCCTGTTTACTCAGTTCACAGCAGCGGCAAATACCTGTTCGACGGCAACGTGTACCACTACAACGCGCCTTATCAGCTGATTCACGACAACCTCATGGACTTGAGTCATCTGGGGTATGTCCACCTGCGCACCATCGGCGGCAACGCCAGCATCCACATGAATGCCCGGATGAGCGTGGAAAGTGAAGACAACGTTGTCCGGGTCGTACGCCACCTGCCGGACTCTGTTCCACCGCCCACCTACACCGCCGCCTTCCCCTTCAAAGGCAACGTGGACCGTTGGCAGGAAATCGAATTTCACGTCAGCCATCTGCGTATCTGGACCGGTGCGGTGGATGCCGGTACCGACTCACTGGACAACCCGGATCGCGGTGGCTTCCACATGCGCGGATTCCACGGCGTAACGCCGGAAACCGAAACCACCAGTCACTACTTCTGGACCATTGCCACCAACCCGGCGAGTGATCCAGAGACCATCAAGGCCAAGGTCGTGGAGCAAACCATCCTGACCTTCGATGAAGACAAGGAAGTAATTGAAGCCCAGTACCTGAACATGTGCCGGTTCGGTGTACGCCCGATGATCGACATACACGTCGATGTAGGTGCCAATCGCGCACGCCGAATCATCGAGCAACTGCGCCAACCCATCGCTTGA
- a CDS encoding PDR/VanB family oxidoreductase: MLQVNVTRKADEAEGICSFELCAVDGSTLPAFKAGAHIDIHIADGLTRQYSLCNDPRERHRYLISVLKDPSSRGGSRAMHEQVRSGQTLTISAPRNLFPLDRSAQRHLLFGGGIGITPMLAMAWELSHQGADFELHYCFRSSQRAAFVEMLAQAPFADRIRFHDDSSLQIQKLDAPALLAAPNADTHLYVCGPAGFMNHILDVAQNAGWSQDRVHKEFFAADPVDQSANVPFEVELASNGQVFRIPADRTVFEVLDEAGIAIESSCEQGVCGTCVTRVLKGMPDHRDKFLTVAEQAANDRFTPCCSRARSSRLVLDL; this comes from the coding sequence ATGCTTCAAGTCAACGTCACCCGCAAAGCAGACGAAGCCGAAGGCATCTGCAGTTTCGAATTATGTGCCGTCGATGGCAGTACGCTGCCGGCGTTCAAGGCCGGTGCCCACATCGACATTCACATTGCCGATGGCCTCACCCGCCAATACTCCTTGTGCAACGATCCCAGGGAGCGCCACCGCTACCTGATCAGCGTGCTCAAGGACCCGAGCTCACGGGGCGGCTCCAGAGCCATGCATGAGCAGGTACGGTCAGGGCAAACGCTCACCATCAGCGCTCCGCGCAATCTTTTTCCGCTTGATCGCTCGGCACAACGACACCTGTTGTTTGGCGGTGGCATCGGTATCACCCCCATGCTGGCCATGGCTTGGGAGCTATCGCATCAAGGGGCCGACTTCGAGTTGCACTATTGCTTCCGATCAAGCCAGCGCGCGGCGTTCGTGGAGATGCTTGCTCAAGCCCCTTTCGCCGATCGCATAAGGTTTCATGACGACAGTAGCTTGCAGATACAGAAGCTCGATGCGCCGGCCCTGCTGGCAGCGCCGAACGCCGACACCCATCTTTATGTGTGCGGCCCGGCCGGGTTCATGAACCACATCCTTGATGTCGCGCAGAACGCTGGCTGGTCACAGGACCGGGTCCATAAAGAGTTCTTTGCCGCAGACCCTGTCGATCAAAGCGCCAATGTACCTTTCGAAGTTGAACTGGCAAGCAATGGCCAGGTTTTCCGGATCCCTGCCGACCGTACGGTATTCGAAGTGCTCGACGAGGCCGGTATCGCGATCGAGTCATCTTGCGAGCAAGGCGTCTGCGGCACCTGCGTAACCCGCGTATTGAAGGGCATGCCCGATCACCGGGACAAGTTCCTGACTGTGGCCGAACAAGCCGCAAACGATCGTTTTACCCCCTGCTGCTCTCGCGCCAGATCATCACGCCTGGTGCTCGACCTGTGA
- a CDS encoding MarR family winged helix-turn-helix transcriptional regulator — translation MSAESQLNLTRYVPALLNFLSNKLSAGASQCYRKHFGIGVVEWRMLSMLAVENDITANRICQTIGLDKSAVSRSLQSLEAAGHIRSQVDSTDARRYTVSLTDSGIALHERVLKVALERERRLLSGLSASEVDTLVELLGRLHSQVANVNEYDPVDA, via the coding sequence ATGTCTGCAGAATCCCAACTGAACCTGACGCGTTATGTCCCCGCGCTGTTGAATTTTTTGTCCAACAAACTCTCCGCAGGCGCATCGCAGTGCTATCGCAAACACTTCGGTATCGGTGTGGTCGAGTGGCGAATGCTCTCGATGCTTGCCGTTGAAAATGACATCACCGCCAACCGAATCTGCCAGACGATTGGTCTCGACAAGAGCGCGGTCAGTCGCTCACTCCAGTCCCTGGAAGCGGCAGGGCACATTCGCAGCCAAGTGGATTCAACCGACGCGCGGCGCTACACCGTCAGCCTGACGGACAGCGGCATAGCCTTGCATGAGAGAGTATTGAAGGTTGCACTGGAACGAGAGCGGCGCCTGCTCAGCGGGCTCTCTGCCTCGGAAGTGGACACCCTCGTCGAGTTGTTGGGCCGGTTGCATTCCCAAGTAGCCAACGTGAACGAGTACGACCCGGTAGACGCTTGA
- a CDS encoding LysR family transcriptional regulator, producing the protein MRYRRLDLNLLVALDALLSECSVSRAAERLCLGQSATSSALGRLREHFNDPLLVQLGRRLEPTALGLELLPKVREALALTREIVDAPVNFEPASCKRHFTLVASDYVAGVLLPAVSLQLARVAPGVRLSLRDMPVPRDGDVVSEALDYRRSDCVIVPQRRLNPAYPHIPLMTDQLCCIVCAGQPRFAEGLSLADYCGAQHVVREFADGRNLAMDAAHLQELGIERRVAVALESFVLMPEFIVGTARIATVFRRQAQRFAQHYPLRIHPAPLAFPDAVQVLQWHPYQDHDPAMLWFRGLLSEQAALLDQRAT; encoded by the coding sequence ATGCGTTATCGACGTCTTGACTTGAACCTGTTGGTCGCCCTGGATGCGTTGTTGAGCGAATGCAGCGTCAGCCGGGCTGCCGAGCGATTGTGCCTGGGTCAGTCGGCAACCAGTTCGGCGCTCGGACGATTACGTGAACATTTCAATGATCCGTTGCTGGTCCAGCTCGGACGGCGTCTGGAGCCGACTGCACTCGGTCTGGAACTGCTTCCAAAAGTGCGTGAAGCGCTGGCACTGACCCGTGAGATTGTCGATGCACCGGTCAATTTTGAACCGGCCAGTTGCAAGCGACATTTCACATTGGTGGCTTCCGACTACGTGGCTGGCGTCCTGCTGCCAGCCGTCAGTCTTCAATTGGCCCGAGTCGCGCCTGGCGTGCGCTTGAGCCTGCGGGATATGCCTGTACCGCGTGACGGTGACGTGGTCAGCGAAGCACTCGATTATCGCCGCAGTGATTGTGTGATTGTGCCTCAGCGGCGATTGAACCCGGCTTACCCCCATATACCACTGATGACCGACCAACTCTGTTGCATCGTCTGTGCTGGGCAACCCCGGTTTGCCGAAGGCTTGAGCCTGGCCGACTATTGCGGTGCGCAGCACGTGGTTCGCGAGTTTGCCGATGGCCGAAACCTGGCGATGGATGCTGCGCACCTGCAAGAATTGGGTATTGAGCGTCGAGTGGCGGTGGCCCTTGAAAGCTTCGTGTTGATGCCCGAATTCATCGTCGGTACTGCGCGGATCGCCACCGTATTTCGTCGCCAGGCGCAGCGCTTCGCTCAACATTATCCATTGCGTATTCACCCGGCACCGCTGGCATTTCCCGACGCTGTCCAGGTACTGCAATGGCATCCCTATCAGGACCATGATCCGGCAATGCTGTGGTTTCGCGGCCTGTTATCGGAGCAGGCCGCGTTGCTTGATCAGCGCGCCACCTGA
- a CDS encoding GlcG/HbpS family heme-binding protein, producing MQPLDLMTATNIASTAISIAREKGFNPLAVAVLDAAGHPLAVLRDEGASFLRPQIATGKARGCLGMGFGGRELARRAQAMPAFFDAINSLTGGEVIPVAGGVLIRNAEGLILGAIGISGDTSDNDERCALQAIAQAALVADNGDQVAR from the coding sequence ATGCAGCCACTCGACTTGATGACCGCCACCAACATTGCCAGTACCGCCATCAGCATCGCCCGGGAAAAGGGCTTCAACCCCCTGGCGGTCGCCGTGCTGGATGCCGCGGGTCATCCGCTCGCAGTCCTGCGTGATGAAGGTGCGAGTTTCCTTCGACCACAAATCGCCACCGGCAAGGCACGGGGTTGCCTGGGAATGGGTTTTGGCGGACGAGAACTTGCACGGCGCGCGCAAGCAATGCCGGCATTCTTCGACGCCATCAACAGCCTGACTGGCGGCGAAGTGATACCCGTCGCCGGCGGCGTGCTGATTCGCAACGCCGAAGGACTGATTCTGGGCGCCATTGGCATCAGCGGCGACACTTCAGACAATGACGAACGATGCGCTTTGCAGGCGATTGCCCAGGCTGCGCTGGTGGCGGACAACGGCGATCAGGTGGCGCGCTGA
- a CDS encoding metal-dependent hydrolase family protein, which translates to MNVLHLKCQTLFDGTGLQTRQQQTLIVKNGLLSYVGPTALAPQPKPGDTLLDAGDNFVMPGLVDVHTHLAFGNAQSEEDIDIWTSDEFRALRGMFFAQHVLAAGVTSMVCPGDSGQLSIAVRNAIAAGLFEGPRIAASSRVITNRQSLNDWFPSRVGAPEFFTARLVTSRSEALAEIRKQAKDGVDLIKIAMDGTHRRPNGEIIAAFTAEETCEMVEEAHRLGCKVATHAYGREAVMYAARAGVDLVFHAFYMDDACIEALLDAGSILAPTMTFPQNTVDFCQPHDPAITTGYAGYCARTLEIGSAVLKRAKAAGVPFACGSDSGFAVTPYGEWHARELELLVTRLGFTPAEALYAATNVGARCMPRSETIGTLEVGKQADFLLLDGSPLHDIRILQDRSRLKAVYKAGQSVRMERSPYNPKQVSDFNSLKWTDLYTRDRVAQLGKWAQ; encoded by the coding sequence ATGAATGTCCTGCACCTGAAATGCCAGACCTTGTTCGACGGTACTGGCCTGCAAACCCGTCAACAGCAAACCCTGATCGTGAAAAACGGACTGCTGTCCTATGTCGGTCCAACGGCCCTGGCGCCACAGCCGAAACCAGGAGACACCCTGCTGGACGCCGGCGATAACTTTGTCATGCCGGGCCTGGTGGATGTGCACACCCACTTGGCCTTCGGCAACGCGCAGAGCGAAGAAGACATTGATATCTGGACCAGCGACGAATTCCGCGCACTGCGGGGCATGTTTTTCGCCCAACATGTGCTGGCTGCCGGGGTCACCAGCATGGTCTGCCCTGGTGATAGCGGCCAACTCAGCATCGCGGTGCGCAACGCAATCGCTGCCGGTTTGTTTGAAGGCCCGCGTATTGCGGCCAGCAGCCGGGTCATCACCAATCGGCAGAGCCTCAACGACTGGTTCCCAAGCCGCGTAGGCGCTCCGGAATTTTTTACTGCGCGCCTGGTTACCAGCCGCAGCGAAGCGCTGGCTGAAATCCGCAAACAGGCCAAGGATGGCGTCGACCTGATCAAAATCGCCATGGACGGCACTCACCGCCGCCCGAATGGCGAAATCATCGCCGCGTTCACCGCCGAAGAAACCTGCGAGATGGTCGAAGAAGCCCATCGCCTGGGCTGCAAAGTGGCGACCCATGCCTACGGCCGTGAGGCTGTGATGTACGCCGCACGCGCAGGGGTGGACCTGGTGTTCCATGCCTTCTACATGGACGACGCGTGCATCGAGGCCTTGCTCGACGCCGGCAGCATCCTTGCGCCGACCATGACCTTCCCGCAAAACACCGTGGACTTTTGCCAACCCCACGATCCGGCCATCACCACCGGTTACGCCGGCTACTGTGCCCGTACCCTGGAAATCGGTTCGGCAGTGCTCAAGCGGGCCAAGGCTGCTGGCGTGCCTTTCGCGTGTGGCAGTGACAGCGGTTTCGCGGTAACGCCCTATGGCGAGTGGCACGCTCGTGAGCTGGAACTGCTCGTCACCCGATTGGGCTTCACACCCGCAGAAGCGCTGTATGCCGCCACCAATGTGGGTGCACGCTGCATGCCACGCAGTGAAACCATCGGCACCCTCGAAGTGGGCAAGCAAGCCGACTTCCTGTTGCTCGACGGTTCGCCGTTGCACGACATCCGCATCCTGCAAGACCGCTCTCGCCTTAAGGCCGTGTACAAGGCTGGCCAATCCGTGCGCATGGAGCGCAGCCCCTACAACCCCAAACAGGTATCCGATTTCAACTCGTTGAAGTGGACTGACCTTTACACGCGAGACCGCGTAGCCCAATTGGGCAAGTGGGCACAATGA
- a CDS encoding nuclear transport factor 2 family protein produces MTTASVTAELLALEQERRRALVEEDYSRVADLFADDLVYVHTTGLVQDKAQYLEYAKSAVQYLDIERGELLIRFYGEGLAVMTGTQCNTLRKRGGDQSIRGEGFATQVWAFAEQGWQITSFQGTRGPN; encoded by the coding sequence ATGACCACCGCATCCGTAACAGCTGAACTCCTGGCACTTGAGCAAGAGCGCCGCCGGGCATTGGTAGAGGAAGACTATTCGCGTGTCGCAGACCTGTTCGCCGATGATCTGGTGTATGTGCATACCACGGGATTGGTGCAAGACAAGGCGCAATATCTGGAGTACGCGAAAAGCGCCGTCCAGTATCTGGACATCGAGCGGGGTGAATTGCTGATCCGCTTTTACGGCGAAGGCTTGGCGGTCATGACCGGTACGCAGTGCAACACATTGCGTAAGCGGGGCGGTGACCAGTCGATTCGCGGGGAGGGCTTTGCCACGCAGGTCTGGGCGTTTGCCGAGCAAGGGTGGCAGATCACCTCCTTCCAGGGTACCCGAGGACCCAACTGA
- a CDS encoding alpha/beta hydrolase family protein, whose translation MFRYFPTNYVWNLSVDLAIEMGARMGEIEEMCAPLQEAAQQPDAAGTKAFRQTWAKMADKLCGLAEEDEGHGRLLSAGEKYNRAATYYLTCERLQAHGAPGRTELYQRFLQTFKRGIELSRENCERVEIPYEGKHISGLLVRAEGVSGPAPILVQVNGLDSTKEMKYRVGLPAWLAKRGISSLIIDQPGTGEALRLHNLVARFDSEHWASRVVDWLETRSDVDAKRIGLEGVSLGGYYCPRAVAFEPRFACGVVWGANHDWRDVQKRRLEKEGSFPVPHYWAHVCWVWGAKDMDEFMAISENVHLDGVLDRIKVPFLVTHGEKDSQIPLKWAHRTYEQLVNSPKRELKIFTEREGGVQHSSFDNSINAGHYIADWIAETLGGHTA comes from the coding sequence ATGTTCCGTTATTTCCCGACCAATTACGTGTGGAATCTCTCCGTCGACCTGGCCATCGAGATGGGTGCCCGCATGGGCGAAATCGAAGAGATGTGCGCGCCGCTGCAGGAAGCCGCCCAGCAGCCAGACGCTGCTGGAACCAAGGCGTTTCGCCAAACCTGGGCGAAGATGGCCGACAAGCTCTGCGGCCTGGCCGAAGAAGATGAAGGCCATGGACGCCTGCTGTCCGCCGGCGAAAAATACAACCGCGCGGCCACCTACTACCTCACCTGTGAACGGTTGCAGGCGCATGGCGCGCCGGGCCGGACAGAGCTGTACCAGCGTTTTTTGCAGACCTTCAAACGCGGTATCGAACTGTCTCGCGAGAATTGTGAACGCGTAGAAATCCCCTACGAGGGCAAACACATTTCCGGCTTGCTGGTGCGTGCTGAAGGCGTGAGCGGCCCGGCCCCGATCCTGGTGCAGGTCAACGGACTGGATTCGACCAAAGAAATGAAATATCGCGTCGGACTGCCGGCGTGGTTGGCCAAGCGCGGTATTTCATCGTTGATCATCGACCAACCCGGCACGGGAGAAGCACTGCGTCTGCATAACCTGGTCGCACGTTTCGACAGTGAACATTGGGCCAGCCGGGTGGTCGACTGGCTGGAAACCCGTAGCGATGTGGATGCCAAACGTATTGGCCTGGAGGGTGTCTCGCTCGGCGGCTATTACTGCCCACGTGCGGTTGCGTTCGAGCCACGGTTTGCCTGCGGTGTGGTGTGGGGCGCCAACCATGACTGGCGCGATGTGCAAAAGCGTCGTCTTGAAAAAGAAGGCAGCTTCCCGGTTCCGCACTATTGGGCGCACGTGTGCTGGGTGTGGGGGGCGAAAGATATGGATGAGTTCATGGCCATCTCCGAAAACGTGCACCTGGATGGCGTATTGGATCGCATCAAGGTTCCGTTCCTGGTGACCCACGGTGAAAAGGACTCACAGATTCCACTGAAGTGGGCGCATCGCACTTACGAGCAACTGGTCAACAGCCCAAAACGAGAGCTTAAAATCTTCACCGAACGCGAAGGCGGCGTGCAACATTCCAGCTTCGACAACAGCATCAATGCGGGTCATTACATCGCCGACTGGATTGCCGAAACATTGGGCGGCCACACCGCGTAA
- a CDS encoding LysR family transcriptional regulator — protein MRFNHLDLNLLVALDVLLEEQNITRAAERLHMTQSATSGVLGRLRTYFEDELLVQVGRKMQPTPYAQELAKPIREVLLTIQSSITAKPVFDPTTSKRHFRLVTSDYLISVLFAQVIQKIHQEAPHITFEMLGPGDNSGELLIRGEVDLMIVPERYIIDGHPHKLLFEEEHVCVIWQGNTQVGDSLTLEQYMDMGHVSVGFGRSRHLSIEEWFMNQYGFNRRIEVITNDFNTLPQLVVGTQRIATMHQRLARLYAEHLPLRILNPPVKIPVMREVMLWHRSVDGDPMHRWLRERISEFIQHLEHDHIAARDTSHPESRLAH, from the coding sequence ATGCGTTTCAACCACCTGGACCTGAATCTCTTGGTCGCACTCGATGTACTGCTCGAAGAGCAGAACATCACCCGCGCCGCCGAACGCCTGCACATGACGCAGTCCGCCACCAGCGGCGTATTGGGACGCCTGCGTACCTATTTCGAGGACGAACTGCTGGTGCAGGTGGGGCGTAAAATGCAGCCCACGCCTTACGCGCAGGAGCTTGCCAAGCCCATCCGCGAAGTGCTGCTGACGATCCAGTCGTCGATCACCGCCAAGCCAGTGTTCGACCCAACGACCAGCAAACGACACTTCCGCCTTGTGACCTCGGATTATCTGATCAGTGTGCTGTTTGCCCAGGTGATTCAGAAGATCCATCAGGAAGCGCCCCACATCACCTTCGAGATGCTCGGCCCTGGCGACAATTCCGGTGAATTGCTGATTCGCGGCGAGGTCGACCTGATGATCGTGCCTGAGCGCTACATCATTGACGGCCACCCCCACAAGCTGCTGTTCGAAGAGGAACACGTCTGCGTGATCTGGCAAGGCAATACCCAGGTCGGCGACAGCCTGACCCTTGAGCAGTACATGGACATGGGCCATGTGTCTGTCGGCTTTGGTCGCAGCCGGCACTTGAGCATCGAAGAATGGTTCATGAACCAGTACGGATTCAATCGCCGTATCGAAGTCATCACCAACGACTTCAACACCCTGCCGCAACTGGTCGTCGGCACCCAGCGCATCGCGACCATGCACCAGCGTCTGGCGCGGTTGTACGCCGAGCACCTGCCGCTGCGCATCCTCAATCCTCCGGTAAAGATTCCGGTCATGCGCGAGGTCATGCTCTGGCACCGCAGCGTCGACGGTGACCCCATGCATCGTTGGCTGCGTGAACGCATCAGCGAATTCATCCAGCATCTTGAGCATGATCATATCGCCGCTCGCGATACCTCCCATCCCGAGTCACGATTGGCGCATTAG
- a CDS encoding VOC family protein: MNIIGLDALIFGVDDIQACTDCLRDYGLAPVDVDSNGGRFEALDGTAVIIRRADDPTLPVAIGPAPSIRETIYGVASAADLDAIEDELARDRQVTRENGVLHSVDDMGFAIAFQVSVRKSFNAPDDLTNAAGHAPQRPLNQPGITLEMAAVPRTLSHVVYFVPDAAKAEAFYAERLGFRTTDTFIGAGPFMRPAGSDDHHCLFMIQTPPHMKGCEHFTFHMGSGTEVLLAGTRFEQKGWTSFWGPGRHLFGSNWFWYFNSPLGCHIEYDADMDKHDDAWEARRAPLSADNSQLFLFTSKEKWAPGGPPR, from the coding sequence ATGAACATCATTGGCCTTGATGCCCTGATCTTTGGCGTCGATGATATCCAAGCCTGTACCGATTGCCTGCGTGACTACGGCCTGGCGCCGGTTGACGTCGACAGCAATGGCGGGCGTTTTGAAGCACTGGACGGCACGGCCGTGATCATTCGCCGTGCGGACGATCCGACGCTGCCGGTGGCCATCGGTCCGGCACCGTCGATTCGCGAAACCATCTACGGCGTCGCCAGCGCGGCTGACCTTGACGCCATCGAAGACGAGTTGGCACGAGACCGTCAGGTCACCCGTGAAAACGGCGTGCTGCACAGCGTCGACGACATGGGTTTTGCAATTGCTTTCCAGGTCAGCGTTCGCAAGTCCTTCAACGCTCCGGATGACCTGACCAATGCTGCCGGCCACGCACCACAGCGTCCGCTTAACCAGCCAGGCATCACCCTCGAAATGGCTGCGGTGCCACGCACGCTGTCGCACGTCGTGTATTTCGTCCCTGATGCCGCCAAGGCCGAAGCCTTCTACGCCGAACGCCTGGGCTTCAGGACCACCGACACCTTCATCGGCGCGGGGCCATTCATGCGCCCTGCGGGTTCCGATGATCACCATTGCCTGTTCATGATCCAGACCCCGCCGCACATGAAGGGTTGCGAACACTTCACCTTCCACATGGGCAGCGGCACTGAAGTGTTGCTGGCCGGTACGCGCTTCGAGCAAAAAGGCTGGACCAGTTTCTGGGGCCCTGGCCGTCACCTCTTTGGCTCCAACTGGTTCTGGTACTTCAACAGTCCGCTGGGCTGCCACATCGAATACGACGCCGACATGGACAAACACGATGACGCCTGGGAGGCGCGCCGCGCACCGCTGTCGGCGGACAACTCGCAGTTGTTCCTGTTTACCTCGAAGGAAAAATGGGCGCCGGGCGGCCCGCCCCGGTAG
- a CDS encoding Rieske (2Fe-2S) protein, producing the protein MDHSDFFLCRMDELAEGQARGFDPLQRGRDSVFALVHEGQVRIYRNSCPHLDVRLEYRKDRFLSADGRLIVCYAHGAQFLPGTGECVYGPCLGQQLDALPWRLEEGWVVLQMPVATALSGLVEVSRLAIHRIPTRD; encoded by the coding sequence ATGGACCACAGCGATTTTTTCCTGTGCCGGATGGACGAATTGGCAGAAGGGCAGGCGCGTGGATTCGATCCATTGCAGCGCGGCAGGGACAGTGTCTTTGCACTGGTGCACGAGGGGCAGGTGCGGATTTATCGCAACAGTTGCCCGCATCTGGATGTGCGCCTGGAGTACCGCAAGGACCGGTTTTTGTCGGCTGATGGTCGGTTGATCGTCTGTTACGCCCACGGTGCGCAGTTTCTTCCGGGCACTGGCGAATGTGTCTACGGCCCGTGTCTGGGCCAACAGTTGGACGCGTTGCCATGGCGCCTGGAGGAGGGTTGGGTGGTGCTGCAAATGCCTGTAGCGACGGCGTTGTCAGGGTTGGTTGAGGTATCGCGTTTGGCGATACATCGCATCCCTACTCGCGATTAG
- a CDS encoding FAD-dependent oxidoreductase — protein MSAVNKVLIVGGGIGGLCAAIALRRKGIEVDLIELKSEWTVYGVGIIQQSNVVREMAKLGVLDGYLDAAYAFEDVAIYGPAGQQLARIPGQRLAGPAYPANVGISRLALHKVLSETALELGAKVRLGLSVETLNDQGDSVDVLFTDGSRGDYDLVVGADGLFSKVRDLLFGDTYKPRFTGQSVWRYNFPRDPQIDHLANYQSAEGNAGLVPLAGDLMYLFLTSHEPSNPWMDPQTLAEQMRQRLQGFTGLIGQLREQITDSSQVVYKPMEVVFVNEPWYRGRVLLIGDAAHATTPHLGQGAGMAIEDAIVLSEELTGDGSIEQVLQRFMARRFERCKYISESSVLAGDKEMQHDREFDRIGLVKQMLALTAEPI, from the coding sequence ATGAGTGCAGTGAACAAAGTTCTGATCGTGGGCGGTGGTATTGGTGGTTTGTGTGCGGCCATTGCACTGCGACGCAAGGGCATTGAAGTCGATCTGATCGAACTCAAGTCAGAATGGACCGTTTACGGTGTCGGGATCATCCAGCAAAGCAACGTCGTTCGCGAAATGGCCAAGCTCGGCGTGCTCGACGGTTATCTCGATGCGGCGTATGCCTTTGAAGATGTCGCCATCTATGGCCCGGCCGGCCAGCAATTGGCGCGTATTCCGGGCCAGCGCCTGGCGGGGCCTGCCTACCCGGCGAACGTCGGTATTTCACGTCTGGCACTGCATAAAGTCCTCAGTGAAACCGCCCTGGAGCTGGGCGCCAAAGTACGCCTGGGGCTCAGTGTGGAAACCCTGAATGACCAGGGTGACAGCGTCGACGTGTTGTTCACCGATGGCAGCCGCGGTGACTACGACCTTGTGGTGGGCGCCGATGGCTTGTTCTCCAAAGTGCGCGACCTGCTGTTTGGTGACACTTACAAACCAAGGTTTACGGGGCAATCGGTGTGGCGCTACAACTTCCCTCGCGATCCGCAAATCGATCACCTCGCCAACTACCAGAGCGCTGAAGGTAACGCCGGCCTGGTGCCGTTGGCCGGTGACTTGATGTACCTGTTCCTCACCTCCCACGAACCGTCCAATCCCTGGATGGACCCTCAGACGCTGGCCGAGCAGATGCGTCAGCGCTTGCAAGGTTTCACCGGCCTCATTGGTCAGTTGCGTGAACAAATCACCGACAGCAGCCAAGTGGTTTACAAGCCCATGGAGGTGGTCTTCGTCAACGAGCCATGGTACCGCGGTCGTGTCCTGTTGATCGGCGACGCTGCCCATGCGACCACGCCACATCTGGGGCAGGGCGCGGGCATGGCGATCGAAGACGCCATCGTACTCAGTGAAGAACTGACTGGCGACGGCAGCATTGAGCAGGTTCTCCAGCGCTTCATGGCGCGCCGGTTCGAGCGTTGCAAGTACATCAGCGAAAGCTCGGTGTTGGCTGGCGACAAGGAAATGCAGCACGACCGCGAGTTCGATCGGATCGGATTGGTCAAGCAGATGCTTGCGCTGACGGCCGAGCCCATTTGA